Proteins encoded together in one Candidatus Methylomirabilota bacterium window:
- a CDS encoding GNAT family protein → MIEVAPAMSLEAGSDGSEAIGQGVVIARGKRVQLRTLVPSDLDFMGEWAEDPFLERMVGSEFLHAYKHVYDKDASFYEAVLTDPTQVVFVIVANKGWTKPVGLVRLFNIHLLEGYAFLETMITDQKAIRQGFGVEAGILITYYGVDVLGLRRIEAKVYEYNVLSMNSLKRHGFHQEGILRKAGYQGGKYWDVVVFGILREEVEEQRRKDKP, encoded by the coding sequence ATGATTGAGGTAGCGCCGGCGATGTCGCTGGAGGCGGGCTCCGACGGGAGTGAGGCCATCGGCCAGGGGGTGGTGATCGCCCGGGGAAAACGCGTCCAGCTCCGGACCCTGGTGCCGTCGGATCTCGACTTCATGGGCGAGTGGGCGGAGGATCCCTTCCTCGAGCGCATGGTCGGCAGCGAGTTCCTGCACGCCTACAAGCACGTGTACGACAAGGACGCGTCCTTCTACGAGGCGGTGCTGACCGATCCGACTCAGGTCGTCTTCGTCATCGTGGCCAACAAGGGATGGACCAAGCCGGTGGGGCTGGTCCGGCTCTTCAACATCCATCTCCTGGAAGGGTATGCTTTCCTGGAGACGATGATCACGGACCAGAAGGCCATCCGCCAGGGCTTCGGCGTCGAAGCCGGCATCCTGATTACATACTATGGGGTCGATGTGCTAGGCTTGAGGCGGATCGAAGCCAAGGTCTATGAATACAACGTCCTGAGCATGAACTCCCTGAAACGTCACGGCTTCCATCAGGAGGGAATTCTCCGAAAGGCGGGGTACCAGGGAGGCAAGTACTGGGACGTCGTGGTCTTCGGGATCCTCAGGGAGGAAGTCGAAGAGCAGCGCCGTAAGGACAAGCCCTAG
- a CDS encoding ATP-binding protein: MTLHKLVPLIALLLNVSLAGITLFRNPASRLNRVFAYFVSGMALWNFGVFMLRRAPDDATAYFWEVVIHMGVIAIPAFYYHFVLIFLDSTTQHRPSLFLAYSLALAFAVLNVSGSPLFMTGVKRDYWGWVPATGPLYNVNFLCFLAFMSWGLYHLIKAYTDIDSSFRRNRARLMLLGTAVSLAGGVIDIVRFVLTRFLPGAERIYPVGIPANMVFALMLGLSIVRYRLFDVTVAVKKTAVYAVVCVILTSVLALLTRAIERYYDLEELSAVWIVIPLSVLMTLLLSPLGQRAEELIKRLMFSKEKGCYETLLALSKRMSGMLDFSKLVETLVQGLVRGIPLTHCVLMVYDRPTNSFLASREEATTEMTGGVASIRAESQIVHWLKRTGDVLVKEEAKLNPKIAEYFEAAEAELEEIQASLIVPLKIENNLIGILLLGEKLSGEIFGNQELEVLSVLANQAAISLGNAALYEELGRTNARLLEANQLKSQFLASMSHELRTPLNSIIGFSKVLLNRLDGDLTERQEAYLRSVHSSGTHLLRLINSILDFSRIEAGKLDVHPEDLDLHDLVNECIDSSVPLVRGKPLKIEKDVPLELPRLRADRTKVKQILLNLLSNAIKFTATGRVVVRVQPEPDAIHVSVADTGIGIKEHDLARLFEPFHRLNSPLSREAGGTGLGLAISKKFVELHGGRMWAESRENQGSTFHFALPLVRSAN, from the coding sequence GTGACACTACATAAGCTAGTCCCCCTCATCGCCCTTCTGTTGAACGTCTCCCTGGCCGGGATCACGCTGTTCCGCAACCCGGCCAGCCGGCTGAACCGCGTCTTCGCCTATTTCGTGTCCGGAATGGCGCTGTGGAACTTCGGCGTCTTCATGCTCCGGCGGGCGCCGGACGACGCCACCGCCTATTTCTGGGAAGTCGTCATCCACATGGGCGTCATCGCGATTCCGGCCTTCTACTATCACTTCGTCCTGATCTTCCTCGACAGCACCACCCAGCACCGGCCCTCGCTGTTCCTCGCCTACTCGCTCGCGCTCGCCTTCGCCGTGCTGAACGTCAGCGGCTCTCCTCTCTTCATGACCGGCGTCAAGCGCGACTACTGGGGATGGGTCCCGGCGACCGGTCCGCTCTACAACGTCAACTTCCTCTGCTTCCTGGCCTTCATGTCGTGGGGCCTCTACCACCTCATCAAGGCCTACACCGACATCGACTCCAGCTTCCGCCGGAACCGTGCCCGCCTCATGCTCCTCGGAACGGCCGTGAGCCTGGCCGGGGGCGTCATCGACATCGTCCGCTTCGTCCTGACCCGGTTCCTGCCCGGGGCCGAGCGGATCTACCCGGTCGGAATCCCCGCCAACATGGTGTTCGCGCTCATGCTCGGTCTCTCGATCGTCCGCTACCGCCTCTTCGACGTGACGGTCGCGGTCAAGAAGACCGCGGTCTACGCCGTCGTCTGTGTGATCCTCACCTCGGTCCTGGCCCTCCTCACCCGAGCCATCGAGCGGTATTACGACCTGGAAGAGCTCAGCGCCGTGTGGATCGTGATCCCGCTCAGCGTCCTCATGACGCTGCTCCTGAGCCCCCTCGGACAACGGGCCGAGGAGCTCATCAAGCGGCTCATGTTCAGCAAGGAGAAGGGATGCTACGAGACCCTGCTCGCCCTCAGCAAGCGGATGAGCGGGATGCTCGACTTCAGCAAGCTGGTGGAGACTCTCGTGCAGGGGCTCGTCCGCGGGATCCCCCTCACCCACTGCGTCCTGATGGTCTACGATCGGCCCACCAACTCCTTCCTCGCCTCCCGCGAGGAAGCCACCACCGAGATGACCGGCGGCGTCGCCTCCATCCGGGCCGAAAGCCAGATCGTCCACTGGCTCAAGCGCACGGGTGACGTCCTGGTGAAGGAAGAGGCGAAGCTCAATCCGAAGATCGCCGAATACTTCGAGGCGGCCGAGGCCGAGCTGGAAGAGATCCAGGCCTCTCTGATCGTGCCGCTCAAGATCGAAAACAACCTGATCGGCATCCTACTGCTCGGCGAGAAGCTCTCCGGAGAGATCTTCGGCAATCAGGAGCTCGAGGTCCTCTCCGTGCTCGCCAATCAGGCCGCCATTTCCCTGGGCAACGCGGCGCTGTACGAGGAGCTGGGCCGCACGAACGCCCGCCTGCTGGAGGCCAACCAGCTCAAGTCGCAGTTCCTGGCCAGCATGTCGCACGAGCTTCGCACCCCGCTCAACTCGATCATCGGCTTCTCCAAGGTGCTGCTCAACCGGCTCGACGGGGACCTCACCGAGCGGCAGGAGGCGTACCTCCGGTCGGTGCACTCGAGCGGCACCCACCTCCTCCGTCTCATCAACAGCATCCTGGACTTCTCGCGGATCGAGGCCGGCAAGCTCGACGTGCACCCGGAGGACCTCGACCTCCACGACCTGGTCAACGAGTGCATCGACTCGTCGGTCCCGCTCGTTCGCGGCAAGCCGCTCAAGATCGAGAAGGACGTTCCGCTCGAGCTGCCGCGCCTCCGCGCCGACCGAACCAAGGTCAAGCAGATTCTGCTCAACCTGCTGAGCAACGCGATCAAGTTCACGGCCACCGGACGGGTGGTGGTCCGGGTCCAGCCCGAGCCCGACGCCATCCACGTGAGCGTCGCCGACACCGGCATCGGGATCAAGGAACACGACCTGGCCCGCCTCTTCGAGCCGTTCCATCGGCTGAACAGCCCGCTCTCGCGCGAGGCCGGAGGCACGGGCCTCGGATTGGCCATCAGCAAGAAGTTCGTCGAGCTCCACGGCGGGCGCATGTGGGCCGAGAGCCGCGAGAATCAGGGGTCTACCTTCCACTTCGCGCTTCCGCTCGTGCGGTCGGCGAACTGA